One Rhipicephalus sanguineus isolate Rsan-2018 unplaced genomic scaffold, BIME_Rsan_1.4 Seq100, whole genome shotgun sequence DNA segment encodes these proteins:
- the LOC119375879 gene encoding uncharacterized protein LOC119375879 — translation MDATTSDRPTIGAEGIATVQIHLPSFWPQNPAAWFTQVEAIFALRRITSQQAKHYHAVSALSAEVVAEFHGLVCTPHEITPYDHFKTTVLKRKCVSVRRRLQRLLNEEELGDRRPSELLRRMQQLLSDCKLDVNSPLLRELFFQRLPQNVVLALATAPDDLPLDKLAEQADRVADYAVRGTAATASNVPLSQLEDRQSRLEQLIDDLAETVNALRPPSHPRLRDRDYRPRLSPRSSSRS, via the coding sequence ATGGACGCGACCACAAGCGACAGACCGACGATCGGCGCAGAGGGCATCGCCACGGTGCAGATTCACCTGCCGTCGTTTTGGCCCCAGAATCCTGCAGCCTGGTTTACGCAGGTGGAGGCCATCTTTGCCCTTCGGCGCATTACCTCGCAACAAGCGAAGCATTACCATGCTGTCTCCGCGCTCTCAGCGGAAGTGGTTGCAGAGTTTCACGGCCTTGTGTGCACGCCCCATGAAATCACACCTTACGACCactttaaaacgacggtgctgaaaCGCAAGTGTGTGTCTGTGCGCAGGCGTCTCCAGCGGCTTCTCAACGAAGAGGAGCTCGGCGACCGGCGACCGTCAGAACTGCTACGTCGCATGCAGCAGCTTCTCAGTGACTGTAAGTTGGATGTAAACAGCCCGCTGCTGCGAGAACTGTTTTTCCAGCGCCTGCCACAGAATGTAGTCCTTGCCTTGGCTACCGCACCTGACGACCTGCCCCTCGACAAGCTGGCGGAGCAGGCCGATCGCGTTGCTGACTATGCAGTAAGAGGTACTGCGGCTACGGCATCTAACGTTCCGTTGTCGCAACTCGAGGACCGGCAGTCTCGCCTGGAGCAACTGATCGACGACCTCGCCGAGACTGTTAATGCCCTACGGCCACCGTCTCACCCTCGTCTACGAGACCGCGATTACCGTCCCAGATTGTCTCCGAGGTCTAGCTCCCGTTCCG